A single genomic interval of Caldalkalibacillus uzonensis harbors:
- a CDS encoding AAA domain-containing protein, with the protein MLGTTSKVAQIFEYLLAVRNLNEKIDRKLIDYERIWWLHELVEDEGCYIAGRGSDEAAWLEVHKQEIPPKLVLPFILKQWVEYSDSPDKNPEVIKSRLIGNEDQGEHKKILFEDDPKRVAAYNEWYRHQWEPWAQVASRKMKIQRLYNELFTLYQRFQREGELLELAWGHGLLNWSVGSEKIERPFFVTPLELQFEAKKGVFKLYPTSKGTTLELDMLNNLDIPNIRRLQQMERQVGEIDLNVWDRDSLTPLLREIVHTIHPQGRYVEDEKHRPQQPRIPVVTYTPVLFLRYKNNRVWQRELLGILEKLRNGFPVSDPVQLLATTDTEQIISRHQQDKQWAKSGEQLLFPLPANEEQKLIAQKLATQPGVVVQGPPGTGKSHTIANLISHLLAHGKRVLVTSEKEPALRVLKEKIPPEIRSLCVSLLGGDSKSLKELETTIKNIAEGMDSRQPEIIQKNISRMKRELDETRRQMAKLQKQINDSAEGENKRMTIDDLVMTPLEMSKWLAANKRHDWFPDSPNVDQPFPLTSDELKHFITLLNDLEIEDIQQLQQYRPSTDSLPSPSQFEENAFHVKQLANQAKEQQVYYADWTLSEIPSNLDQLIKSVDQAITILPDPSTPWLHMIIEDIVSGGERGQMWTTLANQCHELIAEWRTLRQTLIQHSVTVPEEKEQFQLIQDLQKLKDHLARQKGTGWLFRNITGRKLAYLLDQCRIDGRPIQSEQDCDIILDYLKIEELSRKIALVWNRHMAEVNGPEIKSSDPRFIIKLEEYLYEIVSLLTWPEKMEQLRSQVEVLGLPENPQWTKRDWFKKLKKGLLGLKIKRQYQQAMVFFQDLKNQLIKGKEAHHAHESWDQLFQACEELNEDKWNLVYQELLRFEGMEADYAQFVKYRSRLKETCPRWQTQLETTRQEGQSVDLPEDVFLAWKWKKVDAWLNELRKQPSIEQLEQELTLLRKTESRLIRQLVAESTWLAQIKRTTSAQKRSLHAWLNAIKRIGKGTGKYANMYRKEAQKEMTTCKDAIPVWIMPIQKVVENIELNTNFFDVIIVDESSQSNLMSLCVLLRGKKAVIVGDDNQISPESVGINVAEVHELIERHLTDIPQKKRFEMTTSLYDIANQIFEGKILLREHFRCVPEIIQFSNDLMYGGKMDPLRIPHPDEMIEPPVLAVRVEEGYREEHTTKQINRPEAEAIVDYIEKICSNPKLKDKTIGVISLQQSDQARLIENMLRERIGEEEMLERKLLCGDAYTFQGDERDIILLSMVVATNMRIGALTKASDMRRFNVASSRARDQMILFHSVDLNDLNPNCVRYQLLNYCLNPARVQTDLEQYEHEFDSQFEKDVFRLISARGYRVVPQFKVGTAGKRIDLVVEGMRNRLAVECDGDRWHGLEQWEADMERQRVLERVGWTFWRVRGSDFYLDPEKAMEPLWKKLAEMGIEPAV; encoded by the coding sequence ATGCTTGGTACCACTTCAAAAGTGGCTCAGATTTTTGAGTACTTACTTGCCGTTAGAAATTTGAACGAAAAAATTGATCGAAAGTTAATTGACTATGAACGAATATGGTGGCTTCATGAGCTGGTTGAAGATGAGGGATGTTATATTGCGGGTCGGGGGTCTGATGAGGCGGCATGGTTAGAGGTACATAAACAAGAGATTCCACCCAAACTTGTATTACCCTTCATTCTAAAACAATGGGTTGAGTATTCTGATTCCCCGGATAAAAATCCGGAGGTGATCAAATCCCGTTTGATCGGTAATGAGGACCAGGGAGAACATAAAAAGATCCTGTTTGAGGACGACCCCAAACGGGTGGCAGCCTACAATGAATGGTATCGCCATCAGTGGGAACCTTGGGCACAGGTGGCTTCTCGAAAAATGAAAATTCAACGTTTATACAATGAACTCTTTACCTTATATCAAAGGTTCCAACGGGAAGGAGAACTCCTTGAGCTGGCGTGGGGACATGGGCTGTTAAATTGGAGTGTTGGATCTGAAAAAATTGAACGGCCTTTTTTTGTTACCCCTTTGGAATTACAATTTGAGGCTAAAAAAGGGGTGTTTAAACTTTATCCTACTAGCAAAGGCACCACTTTAGAATTGGATATGCTTAACAATCTAGATATTCCCAACATTAGGCGCTTACAACAAATGGAACGCCAAGTGGGAGAAATAGACCTTAATGTGTGGGATAGGGATAGTCTTACGCCCCTTTTGAGGGAAATTGTGCACACAATCCATCCCCAGGGCCGTTATGTGGAAGATGAAAAGCATCGTCCCCAGCAACCTCGTATACCGGTGGTGACATATACACCCGTCTTATTTTTAAGATATAAAAATAACAGGGTATGGCAACGGGAATTATTAGGTATTTTAGAGAAGCTGCGTAATGGTTTTCCTGTGTCTGATCCGGTTCAACTCCTCGCCACAACAGATACAGAGCAGATTATCTCCCGGCATCAACAGGACAAACAATGGGCTAAGTCAGGGGAACAATTATTATTTCCCTTGCCAGCCAATGAAGAACAAAAATTAATTGCTCAGAAATTAGCGACTCAACCGGGGGTCGTTGTCCAAGGCCCTCCGGGAACAGGAAAGAGCCACACGATAGCTAATCTCATTTCACATTTGTTAGCTCATGGCAAACGCGTATTGGTGACCAGTGAAAAAGAACCGGCTTTACGGGTATTAAAAGAAAAAATTCCGCCCGAAATTAGATCGTTGTGTGTCAGTCTGCTTGGTGGAGATTCAAAATCACTGAAAGAATTAGAAACGACAATTAAAAATATTGCCGAGGGAATGGATTCTAGACAACCTGAAATCATTCAGAAGAATATTTCGCGGATGAAAAGAGAGTTGGATGAAACCAGGAGACAGATGGCCAAACTGCAGAAACAAATCAATGATTCGGCAGAGGGTGAAAATAAACGGATGACCATTGATGATTTGGTTATGACCCCGTTGGAGATGAGCAAATGGTTAGCGGCCAATAAAAGACATGATTGGTTTCCTGATTCACCAAACGTCGATCAACCATTCCCTTTAACGTCAGACGAACTTAAACACTTCATCACCTTGCTAAATGATTTAGAGATTGAAGATATTCAACAATTGCAACAATATCGGCCATCCACAGATAGTCTCCCTTCTCCATCACAGTTTGAAGAAAACGCTTTTCATGTCAAACAATTAGCGAATCAGGCCAAAGAACAACAAGTGTATTATGCGGACTGGACTTTAAGTGAAATCCCATCCAATTTAGACCAGTTAATTAAAAGTGTTGATCAAGCAATCACTATTCTTCCAGATCCGTCGACCCCTTGGCTACATATGATCATTGAGGACATAGTGAGTGGTGGGGAGAGGGGGCAAATGTGGACAACATTGGCTAATCAGTGCCATGAACTTATTGCTGAATGGCGAACCTTACGACAAACGTTAATCCAGCACAGTGTGACTGTACCTGAGGAAAAAGAGCAATTTCAACTCATACAAGATCTTCAAAAGTTGAAAGATCACCTTGCCAGACAGAAGGGAACTGGATGGTTATTTAGAAACATCACTGGTAGAAAATTAGCCTATTTGTTAGATCAATGTCGAATTGATGGACGCCCAATCCAATCAGAGCAGGACTGTGATATCATCTTAGACTATTTAAAGATTGAAGAATTAAGTCGGAAAATTGCCTTAGTCTGGAACAGACATATGGCTGAAGTGAATGGACCAGAAATTAAGTCGTCCGATCCACGTTTTATTATCAAACTAGAAGAGTATCTATACGAAATTGTTTCTCTACTTACATGGCCAGAAAAAATGGAACAATTAAGGTCACAAGTAGAAGTCCTAGGGCTTCCGGAGAACCCTCAGTGGACTAAAAGAGATTGGTTTAAAAAGCTTAAGAAAGGTCTCCTAGGGCTTAAGATCAAAAGGCAATATCAACAAGCCATGGTCTTCTTTCAAGATTTGAAGAATCAATTGATCAAAGGAAAAGAAGCACATCATGCCCATGAATCGTGGGATCAATTGTTTCAAGCTTGTGAAGAGTTGAATGAGGATAAATGGAATCTGGTTTATCAAGAGCTGCTTCGTTTTGAAGGAATGGAAGCCGATTATGCTCAGTTTGTTAAGTATAGATCTAGGTTAAAAGAAACGTGTCCAAGATGGCAAACTCAATTAGAAACAACACGACAAGAAGGACAATCTGTAGACTTGCCGGAAGATGTATTCTTGGCATGGAAATGGAAAAAAGTTGATGCATGGCTTAATGAACTCAGAAAACAGCCAAGTATTGAACAACTTGAGCAGGAACTGACTCTTTTACGTAAAACCGAGTCTAGATTGATTCGCCAATTAGTGGCTGAGTCAACCTGGTTAGCTCAAATTAAACGCACAACATCCGCTCAAAAACGAAGTTTACATGCGTGGTTAAATGCCATTAAAAGAATCGGAAAAGGGACAGGTAAATATGCCAACATGTATCGAAAAGAAGCACAAAAAGAGATGACCACATGTAAGGATGCCATCCCTGTGTGGATTATGCCAATTCAAAAAGTAGTGGAAAATATTGAATTAAATACAAACTTTTTTGATGTGATTATCGTGGACGAAAGTAGTCAAAGCAACCTCATGTCCCTTTGTGTGTTGTTGCGTGGAAAGAAGGCTGTTATTGTAGGGGACGATAATCAAATTAGCCCTGAAAGTGTAGGGATTAACGTCGCCGAGGTCCATGAGCTGATTGAAAGACACCTAACGGATATCCCTCAAAAGAAACGGTTTGAAATGACGACCAGTTTGTATGACATCGCCAATCAAATATTTGAAGGTAAAATTTTATTGCGAGAGCATTTCCGCTGTGTACCGGAAATCATTCAATTTAGCAACGATCTAATGTACGGAGGGAAGATGGATCCCTTGCGGATTCCCCATCCAGACGAAATGATCGAGCCCCCTGTCTTAGCCGTGCGAGTCGAAGAAGGTTATCGAGAAGAACATACGACCAAACAAATTAACCGGCCTGAAGCAGAGGCTATTGTTGATTATATTGAAAAAATATGTTCCAATCCGAAGTTAAAAGATAAAACAATTGGTGTAATTTCCCTGCAACAATCAGATCAAGCCCGTCTGATCGAAAATATGCTTAGAGAGCGAATTGGTGAAGAAGAGATGTTAGAACGGAAATTGCTGTGTGGAGATGCTTATACGTTCCAAGGTGATGAACGAGATATTATTCTTTTATCTATGGTCGTGGCAACAAATATGAGGATTGGAGCTTTAACCAAAGCTTCTGATATGAGACGTTTTAATGTAGCATCGAGTCGAGCGAGAGACCAAATGATCTTATTCCATTCTGTGGACCTAAACGATTTAAACCCTAACTGTGTCCGATATCAATTGTTAAATTACTGCCTCAATCCTGCCCGTGTCCAAACGGACTTAGAACAATATGAGCATGAATTTGATTCTCAATTTGAAAAGGATGTCTTCCGTTTAATCTCGGCTAGAGGGTATCGTGTTGTTCCACAATTTAAAGTCGGAACAGCAGGTAAAAGAATAGATTTAGTGGTTGAGGGCATGCGCAACCGCTTGGCTGTAGAATGTGATGGAGACAGATGGCATGGGCTTGAACAATGGGAAGCGGATATGGAACGCCAACGTGTATTAGAACGCGTAGGCTGGACGTTCTGGCGAGTAAGAGGCAGCGATTTTTACCTTGATCCAGAAAAAGCAATGGAGCCTTTATGGAAAAAACTTGCCGAAATGGGCATTGAACCTGCAGTATAG
- a CDS encoding McrB family protein: MINRLNLRVYLEWHNKATDKSANSLQDHNDYLQFVKQWADEQHVNSNRYFVWTSQDGDEQEYLSLTDYLRDSSYQQQYQNHVNHNHDWVRIGVVVPKEEVVQWDNIEEKLAQWLKELLPLYDYTTGGKNHMLLPSSLRNLFSPGRRQASYKMVLTLALLNTMDQNGIARLSDVAEDAIAYYKQREDKGEIIENSKTELVKSDWKDPGYIRRLLLKNPYRHMQDVLEKIEHEQVEYLRFKPEMWKEMNQDVIAALRVYATEALQDYYSSLSDNLEKSESVVLNIPAKEGLSHIQSYIRSKGFYYSDRFIENFYLSLKTKPFVILAGTSGTGKTKLVELFAEAMGATEKNGRFRLIPVRPDWSDPSDLLGYADLQGEFRPGPLTAVLQDALRPENRDKPYFVCLDEMNLARVEHYFSDLLSVMETRKWDEQKKTIVTHQLLDSAPNTTNGSAPNDLYIPDNVYIIGTVNMDETTHPFSKKVLDRANTIELNEVNLEASLDFYLEETRERETAEQQVFGNSFLKADYLILKDAFTGENEPLIRRTVQKLSEINGILAGAHLQVGFRVRDEILFYMLYNDRFQLMPEQEALDFQIMQKILPRIQGSSMNIKRILVELFNTLGNTNLSEQDHGLYDEMKLRVEANSPYRRSLSKLAEMVRRFEEDGFTSFWMA; this comes from the coding sequence ATGATCAACCGTCTCAACCTGCGGGTTTATTTGGAGTGGCATAATAAAGCAACGGATAAATCAGCGAATTCATTGCAGGATCATAACGATTATTTACAATTTGTTAAACAATGGGCAGATGAACAGCACGTCAACAGTAACCGTTATTTTGTATGGACATCCCAGGATGGTGACGAACAAGAGTATTTGTCTTTAACCGACTATTTAAGGGATTCATCTTACCAACAACAATATCAAAATCACGTTAATCATAATCATGATTGGGTCCGGATCGGCGTTGTTGTACCGAAAGAAGAGGTTGTACAGTGGGACAATATCGAAGAAAAACTTGCCCAGTGGTTAAAAGAGCTGCTGCCCCTTTATGATTACACCACGGGTGGCAAAAATCATATGCTGCTCCCCTCCTCTCTGAGAAACCTGTTTTCACCCGGCCGCAGGCAAGCCTCATATAAAATGGTTCTCACTTTAGCTTTGCTAAACACCATGGATCAAAACGGAATTGCCAGGCTGTCCGATGTAGCCGAAGACGCGATTGCTTATTACAAACAAAGGGAAGACAAGGGTGAAATCATTGAAAATTCAAAAACGGAGCTTGTCAAAAGTGACTGGAAAGATCCCGGTTATATTCGACGGCTGTTACTGAAAAATCCCTATCGTCATATGCAGGACGTTCTGGAGAAAATTGAGCATGAGCAAGTTGAATATTTAAGGTTTAAACCTGAAATGTGGAAAGAGATGAATCAGGATGTTATTGCAGCCTTAAGAGTGTATGCCACAGAAGCATTGCAAGACTATTATTCCTCTCTTTCGGACAATCTCGAAAAAAGTGAATCCGTGGTGTTGAATATACCTGCTAAGGAAGGTTTATCCCACATCCAATCCTACATCCGTTCCAAAGGATTCTACTATTCAGACCGGTTTATAGAAAACTTTTATCTTTCACTTAAAACAAAGCCGTTTGTTATTCTGGCCGGGACCTCCGGAACAGGTAAAACCAAACTGGTTGAGCTCTTTGCCGAGGCCATGGGTGCCACCGAGAAGAATGGACGGTTTAGACTGATCCCCGTCCGTCCCGACTGGAGCGACCCCTCGGATTTATTGGGTTATGCGGATTTGCAGGGAGAGTTTCGTCCCGGTCCGTTGACTGCGGTGCTTCAAGACGCTTTAAGACCGGAAAACAGGGACAAGCCCTATTTTGTCTGTCTGGATGAAATGAATTTGGCCCGGGTGGAACACTATTTCAGTGACCTGTTAAGTGTGATGGAGACCCGTAAGTGGGATGAGCAAAAAAAGACCATTGTCACCCATCAACTTTTGGACTCGGCTCCAAATACAACTAACGGGAGTGCCCCCAATGATCTGTACATACCGGATAACGTCTATATCATTGGGACTGTCAACATGGATGAAACCACCCATCCCTTTAGCAAAAAGGTCCTGGACCGGGCCAACACGATTGAGCTAAACGAGGTTAATCTGGAGGCATCCCTCGATTTTTACTTAGAGGAAACTAGAGAGCGGGAAACAGCTGAACAACAGGTATTTGGCAACTCGTTTTTAAAAGCGGATTATCTCATACTGAAAGATGCGTTTACCGGGGAAAACGAACCATTAATCAGGCGGACCGTGCAAAAATTAAGCGAGATTAATGGCATTCTGGCCGGGGCCCATCTGCAGGTCGGTTTCCGGGTACGGGATGAGATCCTCTTTTACATGCTGTACAACGACCGCTTTCAGCTCATGCCGGAACAGGAGGCGCTGGATTTTCAGATCATGCAAAAAATCCTGCCCCGCATTCAGGGGAGCAGCATGAATATCAAGCGCATCCTGGTAGAACTGTTTAACACATTGGGGAACACCAACTTGTCTGAACAGGATCACGGACTATACGATGAAATGAAACTGCGTGTGGAAGCAAATTCCCCTTACCGCCGCTCATTGAGCAAGCTGGCAGAGATGGTCAGGAGGTTTGAAGAGGATGGTTTCACCTCATTCTGGATGGCCTGA
- a CDS encoding GmrSD restriction endonuclease domain-containing protein, translated as MDQHLHLQNNPRAVKDFLKNAFHYYTELYHRILQYRREPHDDYIHVYYNRLTEMDSQFTLILSACKLHDPQEDEKIKVISYEVDRLFTLLQLQRSYDSNDFNESIYDISNKIREQDVSVIRKVFDQKLIELLSENRGVKIADVFSYNLFRDTGIELNKRFKRYFFARIEQFIADNTNMQMKHSLYDLVANTGPVNGFHIEHILADNPENLAAFGHDEDRFERERNRLGGLLLLKGKDNISSNNESYSEKLKSYANTLYWNETLRRDSYKSKLDFKKMIRKYNLNFRPMDKFGPEELEERHQLLFDMAKIIWK; from the coding sequence ATGGATCAACACTTACATTTACAAAATAATCCTAGGGCAGTGAAAGACTTCTTAAAAAATGCTTTTCATTATTACACCGAACTGTATCACCGCATATTACAATATCGTCGAGAACCTCATGATGATTATATTCACGTTTATTATAATCGACTGACTGAAATGGATAGTCAGTTTACTCTTATCTTATCGGCTTGTAAGCTCCATGATCCACAAGAAGATGAAAAGATAAAAGTGATATCGTATGAGGTTGATCGCCTCTTTACATTACTACAACTTCAAAGAAGTTATGACAGTAATGATTTTAATGAGTCCATTTATGATATTAGCAACAAAATTAGGGAACAAGATGTTAGCGTGATTAGAAAAGTGTTTGATCAAAAATTGATTGAGCTATTATCGGAAAACCGCGGTGTTAAAATTGCTGATGTTTTCTCCTATAACTTATTCCGTGATACCGGCATTGAGTTAAATAAGCGATTTAAGCGATACTTTTTTGCTCGGATTGAACAATTTATTGCCGATAATACAAACATGCAAATGAAACATTCATTGTATGATTTAGTGGCTAATACGGGTCCCGTGAACGGATTTCATATCGAGCATATCTTGGCGGATAATCCTGAAAATCTGGCTGCATTTGGACATGATGAAGACCGATTTGAACGGGAGAGAAATCGTCTAGGTGGATTATTGTTATTAAAAGGGAAGGATAATATATCCAGTAATAATGAATCTTATTCTGAAAAATTGAAATCCTATGCCAACACACTGTATTGGAATGAAACCTTACGGCGGGACAGCTATAAATCAAAGTTAGATTTTAAAAAGATGATCAGAAAGTATAACCTTAACTTCCGGCCAATGGATAAGTTTGGTCCAGAGGAGTTAGAAGAAAGACACCAGCTTTTGTTTGACATGGCTAAGATTATATGGAAATAA
- a CDS encoding HI_0552 family protein, whose amino-acid sequence MQLTNHHFDVFDRDSYEYRVNSPNAEQVRQEYQTAWQDWNRLMDLTLTRLEGDGIKKERTENWQNSGRLSRRFWTRFSVKID is encoded by the coding sequence ATGCAACTAACAAACCACCACTTCGATGTTTTCGACCGCGACTCGTACGAATACCGCGTCAATTCACCGAATGCTGAACAAGTGCGGCAAGAATACCAGACCGCTTGGCAAGATTGGAACCGATTAATGGATTTGACATTAACTAGGCTTGAAGGTGACGGTATCAAAAAAGAGAGAACGGAAAACTGGCAAAACAGTGGTCGGTTATCCCGTCGATTTTGGACCAGATTTAGCGTGAAGATAGATTAG
- a CDS encoding restriction endonuclease-like protein has protein sequence MVSPHSGWPDQVQDLLHIETEQLVLTIKGRPVHPTVRQLQLHDEENKALLEVYPAEAEVYHFDPRAATEDHLVPYSGPDVYPVFYENQDYELVIQVKDPDLTITFEHDNPSLSKAVSKVRGMDRLWTGHLNFRNEVGYTEFRIRSGKVLLLKVTPSKMDYRRDYMQLLDEVNRTVYNLAYDFLRKTFHTMGLYEGQKPTKAEFFAILETIMDQLVQAVERIELFPQTKLEREERIRPADRVRKASRRNHRWLAKKLHLLQPHQLGMLQIEGQAYHPLRLREERKRPSFDTPENRFLKWMLQQLIRQLNSFEQAYREAFAQRDQNETFLARVERTKQTLRRLVHKPFLAEVGALQHISITLVMQMGTGYRDVYRFYLMLRKGLSIQSDIFRLSPKDLATLYEYWCFLTLHRLLSKKYEVVKNDLIKINDRGLYVTLERAASGKVTYRNPRTGERYQLVYNPLYKDGVVNQRPDHVLSLQKEDSQITYKFVFDAKYRLNPAVPGSDYARKYGQPGPEEDDINTMHRYRDAIIVQDRTDEAHGGGYQRLMYGAYVLFPYRDEGRYRQHPFYRSIDTVNIGGLPFLPGTTSMVEELLDQLITETAEASFERATPVRGMSEFFARKKASLNVLVGSLRRPRQGYDQLSLCLQHRFYHIPLELVQYHLSHIEYVALYQQKHDYPPGGILYYGKVKDFQIVRRREIKELPRRPEREARLYVRFNVQDWEREKSPLNRGGTGCHPIYSPLGNYSTRRWNFLN, from the coding sequence ATGGTTTCACCTCATTCTGGATGGCCTGATCAAGTTCAGGACCTTCTCCATATCGAAACGGAGCAACTGGTGCTGACAATTAAGGGCAGGCCCGTTCATCCCACGGTGCGGCAACTGCAGCTCCATGATGAAGAGAACAAAGCCCTGTTGGAAGTGTATCCGGCTGAGGCGGAGGTGTATCATTTTGATCCCCGGGCCGCAACGGAGGATCACCTGGTTCCCTATAGCGGCCCCGACGTCTATCCGGTCTTCTATGAGAACCAGGATTATGAGCTGGTCATTCAGGTGAAGGATCCGGATCTGACTATCACCTTTGAGCATGACAATCCTTCCCTTTCAAAAGCCGTTTCCAAGGTAAGAGGCATGGACCGGTTGTGGACCGGACACCTTAATTTTCGCAACGAGGTGGGCTATACCGAGTTTAGAATCAGGTCGGGAAAAGTTTTGTTGCTGAAGGTCACCCCTTCCAAAATGGATTACCGCCGGGATTATATGCAATTGTTGGACGAGGTGAACCGGACCGTCTACAACCTGGCCTATGATTTTTTGCGCAAAACATTTCATACCATGGGGCTGTATGAGGGGCAAAAACCCACCAAAGCGGAGTTTTTTGCCATCCTGGAGACCATCATGGACCAGCTGGTCCAGGCGGTGGAACGGATTGAACTGTTTCCCCAAACCAAGCTGGAAAGAGAAGAGCGGATACGTCCGGCAGACAGGGTGCGCAAGGCCTCCCGGAGAAATCACCGCTGGCTGGCCAAAAAGCTCCATCTCCTCCAGCCCCATCAACTGGGGATGTTACAGATCGAAGGGCAGGCCTATCATCCTTTACGTTTACGGGAAGAGCGGAAACGGCCATCCTTTGACACACCGGAAAACCGCTTTTTAAAGTGGATGCTGCAACAACTGATCAGGCAGCTGAACAGCTTTGAACAAGCCTACAGGGAGGCCTTTGCCCAGCGGGATCAGAATGAGACATTTTTGGCCCGGGTCGAGCGGACAAAACAGACGTTGCGCCGCCTGGTTCACAAACCGTTTCTGGCTGAAGTGGGGGCTTTGCAGCATATTTCCATCACCCTGGTCATGCAGATGGGGACGGGTTACCGGGATGTGTACCGTTTTTACCTGATGTTGCGCAAAGGCTTATCCATCCAAAGCGATATTTTCCGTCTCTCTCCCAAAGACCTGGCCACGCTGTATGAGTACTGGTGTTTCCTCACCCTGCACCGTTTGCTCAGCAAAAAATACGAAGTGGTGAAAAATGATCTTATCAAAATCAATGACAGGGGCTTATACGTGACTCTGGAAAGGGCTGCAAGCGGCAAAGTAACCTACCGCAATCCCCGGACCGGAGAAAGATATCAACTGGTTTACAATCCCCTGTATAAGGATGGCGTGGTCAATCAGCGTCCAGATCATGTCCTCTCTTTGCAGAAAGAAGATTCACAGATAACGTACAAGTTTGTCTTTGATGCCAAATACCGCCTCAATCCGGCCGTGCCGGGCAGCGATTATGCCCGTAAATACGGGCAGCCGGGTCCGGAAGAGGACGACATCAACACCATGCACCGTTACCGGGATGCCATCATTGTCCAGGACAGGACGGATGAAGCTCACGGAGGAGGTTACCAACGCCTGATGTACGGGGCCTATGTGCTGTTTCCTTACCGGGATGAAGGAAGGTACCGTCAGCATCCCTTTTACCGCAGTATCGATACGGTCAATATCGGGGGGCTGCCTTTTCTGCCCGGGACGACATCGATGGTGGAAGAACTGCTGGACCAGCTGATCACCGAAACGGCGGAGGCTTCATTTGAACGGGCCACCCCGGTGCGGGGTATGAGCGAGTTTTTTGCCCGGAAAAAGGCCAGTCTCAACGTCCTGGTGGGTTCCTTGCGCCGGCCCAGGCAAGGATATGACCAGCTTTCCCTTTGTTTGCAACACCGCTTTTACCATATTCCTCTGGAGCTTGTGCAATACCATTTGAGCCACATTGAATATGTGGCCTTGTATCAGCAAAAACATGATTATCCGCCGGGAGGCATCCTCTATTACGGCAAGGTGAAAGACTTTCAGATCGTGAGGCGCAGAGAAATAAAGGAGCTGCCCCGAAGACCGGAGCGGGAGGCGCGGCTGTATGTCCGGTTCAATGTGCAGGATTGGGAAAGAGAAAAGAGCCCATTGAACCGAGGGGGTACGGGGTGTCATCCCATTTATTCACCTCTTGGGAATTATTCAACCAGGCGGTGGAACTTCCTGAACTGA